The Chitinophaga niabensis genomic interval TCTCTTCCCTGGTTGGACAACTGTATTCCAACACTGATACCAGAAAGGATGCAGCCTATACTATCTTCTACATGGGTATAAATGTGGGAGGCATGCTGGGGCCCTTTATTTGCGGCCTTGTAGGAAACACAGGCAATCCGGCTCATTTCAAATGGGCTTTCCTGGCAGCTGGCATAGGCATGTTGCTCAGTGTGATCACCATGAAATTATTACAGGAAAAATACCTTGTATCGCACGATGGCAGACCGGTAGGGGTTATCCCGGAACACATGGATGGTAAAAACCATTTCCTTAAAAAAACGTTCTCCCTCAATTCTGTGATCTTTATATTGGCCATAGCCGCCGCTGCAATAGGTCTACTTTATCTGCATGCTGATCAGATCGTGGATATCTCCATCCTCCTGATAGTGGGCCTGGTCATCATACTGGTAGTTATATTTTCAGACAAAGGACTGAGTACCATTGAAAGGAAACAGGTGGGGGTGATCCTGATCGTATCCTTCTTTGTAATCTTCTTCTGGAGCGCATTTGAGCAGGCCGGCGCTTCCCTGTCCTTCTTCGCCAATGAGCAAACCGACCGGTATATCCCACTACTGAACTTTACAGTACCGCCATCCTGGTTCCAGTCCCTGAACTCTGCTTTTGTGGTGATCTTTGCACCATTGTTTGCAGCGATCTGGCTTTTCCTGGGCAAGCGTAAAATGGAACCCAACTCTCCTACCAAAATGGCCATCGGCTTACTTTTACTGGCTATAGGTTTCCTGGTGATAGCAATTGGTGTGAAAGATCCGCAGCAGACAAAAGTAAATATGATGTGGCTCACCAGCATGTATGCTTTGCATACCTGGGGCGAGTTATGCCTTTCTCCTATTGGCCTTTCCCTGGTAAATAAACTGGCCCCCGTACGTTTTGCATCGCTGCTGATGGGCGTGTGGTTTATGGCCAATGCCGCAGCTAACGTACTGGCTGGTAAACTCAGTGCCCTGTACCCGCCTCCGGGTGAAACCACCCGTTTCCTCGGTTACACCATCACTTCTCTCTATGATTTCTTCATGTTATTCGTTGTGATGGCGGGTGTAGCCTCTCTCATCCTCTTCTTCCTGACCCGTTTCTTAGGCAGATGGATGAACGAATCAAAATAATTCTTAACCTGTATATTGAAGGGACACAAGCAAACTTGTGTCCCTTTTGATTTATTATTACTATATTTAATAATTATCAACCGTTCTTATGTCAGACAACAAATTTAAACCCTTCGTTGCGCCTGAAGTGAAGATGAAAGAATTGACCCTCAAGTCCATCCTCCTGGGATGCCTTGCCGGTGTGATATTTGGCGCCGCAACTGTATACCTGGCCCTCAAAGCAGGTTTGACTGTTTCCGCGTCTATCCCTATTGCCGTGATCGCTATCACGCTGGGCCGCAAGTTCTTCAAAACCACCATTCTCGAAAACAACATTATTCAAACAACAGGTTCTGCGGGTGAATCCATTGCCGCAGGCGTGGTATTCACTTTACCGGGATTCCTCTTCCTTTCCGCCAATGAAATGGGCGTAAGCGGCGGGGAGTCCTATTTCGATTACCTGACCATCCTGATACTGGCCATTTTCGGAGGTATCCTGGGCACCCTCATGATGATACCGCTCCGGCGTTCCCTCATTGTGAAAGAGCATGATACCCTTCCCTATCCTGAAGGAACAGCCTGCGGTTCTGTATTGAAAGCAGGTGAAAAAGGCGGGGAGTTTGCCAAAACGGCCTTCATGGGCCTTGGCTTTGCATTGGTATATGCCATCCTGCAAAGGGTATTGCACGTGATCGTGGAAACCCCCACTTTCCTGACCAAACAAGCTAATAAAGTATTCCCTTCCGCCAGGCTGAGTGGAGATATTACACCGGAATACCTGGGGGTGGGTTATATCATCGGGCCGAGGATCGCGGGGGTATTGGTAGCAGGTGGCGTACTTTCCTGGCTCTGCCTCATTCCTTTACTGGCATCTGTAGTACCCGGTGAAGTGATTGCTTCACAATTGGTGAAACTAGGGCTCCTGGCCAGTTTGGACACTCCAGGCGGGAGTGGGAACTGGGACCCTCTTACCCGTACTTTCGGTAATTACTCCGGAGCCATTTACCAGGCATATGTGAAACAGATCGGTGCCGGCGCTGTGGCTGCAGGTGGTATCATTACCCTCATCAAAACCATCCCTACCATTATATCTTCTTTCAAAGACAGTATCGGCTCCCTGAAAGAAAAACAGGAAGGTGGTGCAGAAGTACCAAGAACGGAAAGGGATATCTCTTTCAAGTTCGTGATCTTCGGCAGTCTTGCCCTGATCGTGCTGATGGCATTATTACCACAGATCCCTGGAGAATCTATCTGGAACAAACTCCTGATAGGCCTGCTGGTAGTGATCTTTGGCGCTTTCTTCGTAACCGTGAGCAGCCGCATCGTAGGTTTGATCGGCAGCAGTAATAACCCTATTTCCGGGATGACCATTGCCACCATTATGGGTACCTGCCTGATCTTCATGGCAGTAGGATGGACCGGGAAAGTGTATGAACCCATGGCCCTGGTGGTAGGAGGTATGATCTGTATCGCCGCAGCCAATGCAGGGGCTACTTCACAGGACTTAAAATCAGGATATATCGTTGGCGCCACACCAAAGAACCAGCAAATTGCGTTATTTATCGGCGCGATCGTTTCTTCCCTGGTGATTGGCTGGACGGTGCATATATTGGATACCCCCACCACGGAAATGGTGCAAAATGGCATCCACCACGCCATCGGAACAGAAAAACTGGCGGCTCCACAGGCTACTTTGATGGCCACCCTTATTAAAGGTATCCAGGGTAACAACCTGGATTGGCAGTTTGTGCTGGTAGGCGTGTTCATTGCCATTACACTGGAACTCTGCGGCATAAAATCTTTGTCTTTTGCCGTAGGGGTATATCTTCCACTCGCCACTACTTTGCCTATCTTTGTAGGAGGTGCCATCCGTGGATTGGTAGAATGGAAACAGAAACGCTCTGGTATTAAACAAACTGCTGAAGAAGAGGAACTGGGCAAGGGCAATCTCTTTGCCACAGGGCTTGTAGCAGGAGGTGCAGTTGCCGGGGTACTTGTTGCCGTGTTATCTGTAAATGAAAACGTAGCGGCTTCGCTGCAATCCATCAGTGCGGAACATGGCCTTTCCAATGTGCTAGGCGATGGTGGTTACCAGGTACTGGGTGTACTCTTTTTCGCTGTCATGGGTTATGTGCTGTACCGGATAGGCAGGCAAAAACAGGCGCCAATAGACAATATTTAAAATATCTTTCCTATGCCAAAGAAATTAACCCTGTTAGCCGTAGCTGCATTTGCTTTACTGCTGGCAGCTTGTAAAGACGACACGGATGTTACGCCAAAGCGTAAATTCATCTCTTTCAAGATGGATAATAAGGTAATGCTCTCCGAACAGATCCACCGGGCGTTCTATTCTCCCGGCGATCTTACAGACGCTGACCCTACCAACGATCATTCAGAGATGCTGATCACGGGTTACAGCTATAACAGGGATGTTATCAATCTCCGGATCACGTCTCCGCTTCCGCAACTAACACCCGGCATTTATACGAATGCTGAGTTCGGCACGGAAATGATCATGGAAATGAATCCCTCGCTGGAGCTGGTAGGCGCAGATTATAACTTTGGCGACCTCTCTATCACCATCCACAGTATGAAGGATTCTGTAGTGGTAGGTGAGTTCAATGGCACCCTGGTGAGTATGGACGATGGATCGCTGAAAACGATCTCGGATGGATACTTTAGAGTGATCTACAGGAATTACCCATAAAAAAAGAGCGGTCATCCATGGTTCGTCAGGGATGACCGCTCTGCTTTTAAGCCGCTTTTTTCTCTGTGGGAGTTACCCTCAGTTCCAGTAAACGGTTCTGCCGGATCACGCGGATGTACTGGAATTGCCCGATCTTCTCCCTGTCCAGCTGACGGAATAGTGCATCGGATGTTTCTACCGGAAGATCATTGAAAGACACGATGATGTCCCCATCTATGATCCCTGCTTTCCCTGCCGGACTTCCAGCCTCTACCCCTGCTACAAAAAGTGCGCTCTTGTTCCTCAGCTCCAATCCACTGCGCAGTTTCGGAACCAGGTTGATCTGCTGCAACATCATACCCAGGTAAGCCCTTCTCACTTTGCCGGACTTCATCAGTTCTGCCGCTATCACCCGGGCTGTGTTAATACTGATCGCAAAACACAATCCCTGTGC includes:
- a CDS encoding peptide MFS transporter; amino-acid sequence: MNSPATPKGHPKGLYVLFATEMWERFNYYGMRAILIFFMTDALLYSKPFASNLYGGYTGLVYLTPLVGGYIADRYWGNRQSIIIGGLFMALAEFFLFGFASYYTELRESPELARLLFYVGLGLMIAGNGFFKPNISSLVGQLYSNTDTRKDAAYTIFYMGINVGGMLGPFICGLVGNTGNPAHFKWAFLAAGIGMLLSVITMKLLQEKYLVSHDGRPVGVIPEHMDGKNHFLKKTFSLNSVIFILAIAAAAIGLLYLHADQIVDISILLIVGLVIILVVIFSDKGLSTIERKQVGVILIVSFFVIFFWSAFEQAGASLSFFANEQTDRYIPLLNFTVPPSWFQSLNSAFVVIFAPLFAAIWLFLGKRKMEPNSPTKMAIGLLLLAIGFLVIAIGVKDPQQTKVNMMWLTSMYALHTWGELCLSPIGLSLVNKLAPVRFASLLMGVWFMANAAANVLAGKLSALYPPPGETTRFLGYTITSLYDFFMLFVVMAGVASLILFFLTRFLGRWMNESK
- a CDS encoding OPT family oligopeptide transporter gives rise to the protein MSDNKFKPFVAPEVKMKELTLKSILLGCLAGVIFGAATVYLALKAGLTVSASIPIAVIAITLGRKFFKTTILENNIIQTTGSAGESIAAGVVFTLPGFLFLSANEMGVSGGESYFDYLTILILAIFGGILGTLMMIPLRRSLIVKEHDTLPYPEGTACGSVLKAGEKGGEFAKTAFMGLGFALVYAILQRVLHVIVETPTFLTKQANKVFPSARLSGDITPEYLGVGYIIGPRIAGVLVAGGVLSWLCLIPLLASVVPGEVIASQLVKLGLLASLDTPGGSGNWDPLTRTFGNYSGAIYQAYVKQIGAGAVAAGGIITLIKTIPTIISSFKDSIGSLKEKQEGGAEVPRTERDISFKFVIFGSLALIVLMALLPQIPGESIWNKLLIGLLVVIFGAFFVTVSSRIVGLIGSSNNPISGMTIATIMGTCLIFMAVGWTGKVYEPMALVVGGMICIAAANAGATSQDLKSGYIVGATPKNQQIALFIGAIVSSLVIGWTVHILDTPTTEMVQNGIHHAIGTEKLAAPQATLMATLIKGIQGNNLDWQFVLVGVFIAITLELCGIKSLSFAVGVYLPLATTLPIFVGGAIRGLVEWKQKRSGIKQTAEEEELGKGNLFATGLVAGGAVAGVLVAVLSVNENVAASLQSISAEHGLSNVLGDGGYQVLGVLFFAVMGYVLYRIGRQKQAPIDNI